In Epinephelus fuscoguttatus linkage group LG15, E.fuscoguttatus.final_Chr_v1, a genomic segment contains:
- the fuz gene encoding protein fuzzy homolog: MMLQHGSTQLLCLTASSGVPLFTRGASKQLPFSVIGSLNGVHMFGGGQGVVLSCCETEGGGKVVWRVFQDSVMLIAVSGGAQGGAGSSSKEEEVCLQRLLENVWSCMVLVLGQDELTSVRNVERLKRDLRSCFSLIDQLLEEKQEGILGNLTHCADSLLPPSPTLVQEAVDGFAQAADSEFGCLMVHGRIAAATEKWWRLAPQEVVLLSALIRSLSASGSASCDYPVFLPQGSPTVAHRLLRFQLLPGADVCVLCGPTPSLHRAESGLVGRFWTPLVETLRDCLAVGERCLPGSVSLRPDVLALLLINRETRRSVSCVRTSTNHPLSDLPLPSKARCWELLKLFYIFSTTRYFNQEETSSVSPDESAQRGNTDDFVLGFSHQPLQCYLVTEECKSYGLQTPQHQLFLLMPLSVPTFVLRTVATQTLSDIVGATGF, encoded by the coding sequence ATGATGCTCCAGCATGGGTCAACACAGCTCCTCTGCCTCACAGCCAGCAGCGGGGTCCCTCTCTTCACCAGAGGAGCCTCCAAACAGCTGCCCTTCTCTGTCATCGGCTCCCTGAATGGTGTCCACATGTTCGGGGGTGGTCAGGGAGTAGTGCTGTCCTGCTGTGAGACTGAAGGTGGAGGCAAAGTGGTGTGGAGAGTGTTCCAGGACAGTGTGATGCTCATTGCTGTGAGTGGAGGTGCACAAGGTggtgcaggcagcagcagcaaagaggaggaggtgtgttTACAGCGCCTCCTGGAGAATGTGTGGAGCTGCATGGTGCTGGTGTTGGGGCAGGATGAGCTGACCAGTGTCAGGAATGTTGAGAGGCTGAAGAGGGACCTGCGGTCCTGCTTCAGCCTCATTGATCAGCTGTTGGAGGAGAAGCAAGAGGGCATCCTGGGTAACCTGACCCACTGCGCTGACTCACTGCTGCCTCCGAGCCCCACTCTTGTTCAGGAGGCTGTGGATGGCTTCGCTCAGGCTGCAGACAGTGAATTTGGCTGCCTCATGGTCCATGGACGGATAGCTGCAGCCACTGAGAAGTGGTGGCGCCTGGCACCACAGGAAGTTGTGCTGCTCTCTGCTTTGATACgatccctctctgcctctggaTCAGCCTCTTGTGATTACCCTGTTTTCCTTCCTCAGGGCAGCCCCACCGTGGCCCACCGCCTGCTCCGCTTCCAGCTGCTCCCTGGGGCAGATGTGTGCGTGCTGTGCGGCCCAACCCCGTCACTGCACAGAGCTGAGAGTGGGTTAGTGGGTCGTTTTTGGACACCCCTGGTGGAGACCCTGAGGGACTGCCTGGCTGTCGGAGAGCGCTGCTTACCAGGATCTGTATCCCTGCGCCCTGATGTGCTGGCACTTCTTCTCATCAACCGTGAAACACGACGCTCAGTCTCCTGTGTACGGACTTCCACTAATCACCCACTCAGTGACCTCCCTTTACCGTCCAAGGCCCGCTGCTGGGAGCTACTGAAGCTCTTCTACATCTTCAGCACAACACGCTACTTCAACCAGGAGGAGACGTCCTCCGTCTCCCCAGATGAGAGTGCtcagagaggaaacactgacGACTTTGTCCTTGGATTCTCTCACCAGCCACTGCAGTGCTATCTGGTTACAGAGGAGTGCAAGAGCTATGGACTTCAGACGCCACAGCACCAGCTCTTCCTGCTCATGCCACTGTCAGTGCCAACCTTTGTACTGCGTACGGTGGCCACACAGACTCTCTCTGATATAGTTGGAGCCACTGGGTTTTAA
- the LOC125902317 gene encoding guanine nucleotide-binding protein G(I)/G(S)/G(O) subunit gamma-5-like, whose translation MSGSSNLVAMKKVVQQLRFEASINRVKVSQAAADLQQFCMQNALQDPLLTGVSSSTNPFRPQKVCSFL comes from the exons ATGTCGGGCTCGTCTAATCTCGTAGCCATGAAAAAAGTGGTACAGCAGCTCCGTTTCGAGGCGAGCATAAACAGAGTGAAG GTCTCTCAGGCAGCTGCGGACCTTCAACAGTTTTGCATGCAGAACGCCTTGCAGGACCCTCTGCTCACAGGTGTGTCCTCCAGCACCAACCCTTTCAGGCCGCAGAAGGTCTGCTCCTTCTTGTGA